A genomic region of Trifolium pratense cultivar HEN17-A07 linkage group LG3, ARS_RC_1.1, whole genome shotgun sequence contains the following coding sequences:
- the LOC123914236 gene encoding protein TIC 22-like, chloroplastic → MNFENFHKALSEFQTNCSKVVQNLTTNLNRFPNPPPLARITQNGTPIRPLSTEAIEQSLEGVPVYALSNSTDEFLLVSGASNGKNLGLFCFKKEDAEALLHQVTAIDPLIPNGSKVVPVALNKVFQLKVNGVAFRLIPEFSQVKNALHEMEKSGIPSDAFFGVPTFQSRNLILKSQNKRYRPLFFRKEDLENSLEKASGQLNRIKSSTGQGDIEVAALEDVIKEMKENSTSKWDDVIFIPPGFDVSTDPKQQ, encoded by the exons ATGAACTTCGAGAATTTCCATAAAGCACTATCAGAATTCCAAACCAATTGCAGCAAGGTAGTTCAGAATCTAACAACCAACCTAAACCGTTTCCCAAACCCTCCACCATTGGCCCGCATAACCCAAAACGGTACCCCTATCCGCCCCTTGTCAACGGAAGCAATCGAACAGAGTCTCGAAGGCGTTCCCGTTTACGCTCTCAGCAATTCCACCGATGAGTTCTTGTTAGTTTCCGGTGCTTCCAACGGAAAAAATTTAGGTctattttgcttcaaaaaagAAGATGCTGAAGCTTTACTTCATCAAGTAACCGCTATTGATCCTCTCATCCCTAATGGATCCAAAGTTGTTCCAGTTGCTCTCAATAAG GTTTTTCAACTCAAAGTAAATGGTGTTGCGTTTAGATTGATACCTGAATTCTCTCAAGTTAAGAATGCACTGCAT GAGATGGAAAAATCTGGCATTCCTTCTGACGCCTTTTTTGGTGTTCCAACTTTTCAG TCCAGAAATCTGATATTGAAGAGCCAGAATAAGAGATATCGTCCACTTTTCTTCAGAAAG GAGGATTTGGAAAATTCACTTGAAAAAGCATCTGGTCAGCTGAATAGAATAAAATCTTCTACTGGACAAGGCGACATTGAG GTTGCAGCTCTAGAGGATGTAATAAAGGAAATGAAG gAAAATTCTACATCGAAATGGGATGATGTTATTTTTATACCTCCTGGATTTGATGTTTCAACTGACCCCAAACAGCAATAG
- the LOC123914237 gene encoding arginine biosynthesis bifunctional protein ArgJ, chloroplastic — protein sequence MYSCSMIPQQHLSLHFHFSTTSPNSKIFAASRNNFKIRSVSATNNQASTYIPAAPIFLPEGPWKQIPGGVTAAEGFKAAGIYGGLRAVGEKPDLALVTCDVDAISAGSFTTNVVAAAPVIYCKTTLDISNTARAVLINAGQANAATGEAGYHDMIECVETLAKLLGVKAEEILVESTGVIGQRIKKGALLNSLPLLVNSISSSDEGADSAAVAITTTDLVSKSVAIESLVGRTKVRVGGMAKGSGMIHPNMATMLGVITTDAGVTSDVWRKMVRVAVNRSFNQITVDGDTSTNDTVIALASGLSGLSSISSLDSDEAIQLQACLDAVMQGLAKSIAWDGEGATCLIEVSVTGANSEAEAAKVARSVASSSLVKAAVYGRDPNWGRIAAAAGYSGVSFNQNLLRVELGDTLLMDGGEPQSFDRGAASSYLRKAGETHGTVRIQISIGDGPGHGQAWGCDLSYDYVKINAEYTT from the exons ATGTACTCGTGTAGTATGATTCCTCAGCAGCACCTTTCTCTCCATTTTCACTTCTCAACTACTTCCCCAAACTCAAAG ATTTTTGCTGCTTCTCGCAACAATTTCAAGATTCGCTCTGTATCCGCTACGAATAATCAGGCTTCAACTTACATTCCTGCTGCTCCCATTTTCCTCCCCGAAGGACCTTGGAAGCAG ATTCCAGGTGGAGTTACTGCTGCAGAGGGTTTCAAAGCTGCGGGAATATATGGAGGGTTGCGCGCTGTAGGTGAAAAGCCTGACCTCGCACTTGTTACATGTGATGTTGATGCCATATCTGCTG GTTCATTCACAACTAATGTGGTTGCTGCTGCTCCTGTCATATACTGCAAAACTACACTAGACATTTCAAACACC GCACGTGCTGTATTAATTAATGCAGGTCAAGCAAATGCAGCTACG GGTGAAGCAGGTTACCATGATATGATAGAATGTGTGGAAACCCTTGCAAAG CTACTGGGAGTGAAGGCAGAAGAAATATTAGTTGAATCTACCGGTGTAATTGGTCAAAGGATAAAGAAG GGGGCACTACTAAACTCACTTCCTTTATTAGTGAATTCAATATCTTCTTCAGATGAGGG GGCAGATTCTGCAGCAGTGGCAATCACCACAACAGATCTTGTTAGCAAGAGTGTGGCAATCGAGTCTTTG GTTGGAAGAACAAAGGTCAGAGTTGGGGGAATGGCAAAAGGTTCTGGAATGATCCACCCAAATATGGCTACCATGCTTGGG GTGATAACAACAGATGCCGGGGTAACCAGTGACGTTTGGAGAAAGATGGTTCGGGTTGCTGTTAATCGAAGCTTCAACCAGATAACT GTAGATGGAGATACAAGTACTAATGATACTGTTATTGCTTTGGCTAGTGGGTTGTCTGGGCTAAGCAGCATTTCGTCTCTAGACAGTGATGAGGCAATTCAGCTTCAGGCATGCCTAGACGCG GTAATGCAAGGTCTTGCCAAATCTATAGCTTGGGATGGAGAGGGGGCAACATGCCTCATTGAG GTCAGTGTGACTGGTGCAAATAGTGAGGCTGAAGCTGCAAAAGTTGCTCGTTCAGTTGCATCATCTTCGCTTGTAAAG GCGGCTGTATATGGTAGAGACCCCAATTGGGGACGAATTGCCGCCGCAGCTGGTTACTCAGGGGtttctttcaaccaaaatttaCTTAGGGTGGAACTGGGCGATACTTTACTAATGGATGGTGGGGAACCACAATCGTTTGACCG GGGAGCGGCTAGTAGTTATCTGAGAAAGGCCGGGGAGACTCACGGTACAGTTAGAATTCAGATATCGATTG GCGATGGACCAGGACATGGACAAGCATGGGGCTGTGATTTAAGCTACGATTATGTCAAAATAAATGCTGAGTACACAACATAA